One Anaerobacillus alkaliphilus DNA window includes the following coding sequences:
- a CDS encoding response regulator yields the protein MDQDNLKAKVLLVDDRPENLLALEAVLADGEYELVFAHSGEEALKHILKEEFAVILLDVQMPGLNGFETAKLIKGRKVSAHIPIIFITALSKANEHIKEGYLTGAVDYIFKPFNRTILKSKVDVFVHIFLKQKQIEFQRNKLAEKQMELKYQYNNLEKLIQEKTNELVIANHELKTSQERFQKIFQFSPNLKAICTLENGRFLTVNKSWIEVTGYSVEEINDNGLQFIFSENDVPLNIQVDLHNRKVRFITKEQEVRIGLLSTEKIMINDEECILSVITDITERTKLEKEISRLDSLNLVGEMAAGIAHEIRNPMTTVIGFLQIAKNDLDAPLSEQYINLMLSELKRANGIITEFLTLAKDKTSNKKVENLNNIIQLLYPLLQAEAIMNSKSVHLELGDIPTVNVDEKEMRQMILNIGLNGLEAMSNGGNVTIRTFLDEKGSVVLQIKDEGRGMPKEVLDKIGTPFFTTKENGTGLGMAICYSIAARHDAQISVETSEAGTSFYICFAAERAKIKQLNN from the coding sequence ATGGATCAAGATAATTTAAAAGCAAAAGTCTTACTCGTCGATGACCGACCTGAGAATTTATTAGCTCTGGAAGCTGTGTTAGCAGATGGTGAGTACGAGCTAGTTTTTGCCCATTCAGGAGAAGAAGCATTAAAACATATCTTGAAAGAGGAATTTGCAGTTATCCTATTAGATGTTCAAATGCCTGGACTTAATGGTTTTGAAACGGCTAAGCTAATTAAAGGAAGAAAGGTTTCCGCACATATTCCAATTATCTTTATTACGGCTTTAAGTAAAGCTAACGAACATATTAAAGAAGGTTATTTAACTGGTGCAGTAGATTATATTTTCAAGCCATTTAATCGTACAATTTTAAAAAGTAAAGTAGATGTTTTTGTTCATATATTCCTAAAGCAAAAACAAATAGAGTTTCAAAGAAACAAACTAGCTGAGAAACAAATGGAGTTAAAATACCAATACAACAATCTAGAAAAGCTTATTCAGGAGAAAACGAATGAATTAGTTATCGCAAACCATGAATTAAAAACATCCCAAGAACGGTTTCAAAAGATCTTTCAATTTAGTCCGAATTTAAAAGCGATTTGTACATTAGAAAATGGTCGTTTTTTAACCGTAAATAAGAGTTGGATCGAAGTTACTGGGTATAGCGTTGAGGAAATAAACGATAACGGTTTGCAGTTTATATTTTCAGAGAACGATGTTCCTTTAAATATACAAGTAGACTTACATAATCGGAAGGTAAGGTTTATAACTAAAGAACAAGAGGTACGAATAGGGCTGTTATCTACAGAAAAGATTATGATTAATGATGAAGAATGCATTCTTAGTGTTATCACAGATATAACGGAGCGTACTAAGCTTGAAAAGGAAATTTCACGACTAGATAGTCTGAATTTAGTTGGTGAAATGGCAGCAGGCATTGCCCATGAAATTAGAAATCCGATGACAACAGTGATTGGGTTTTTACAGATCGCAAAGAATGACTTAGACGCACCATTGTCTGAGCAATACATTAATCTAATGTTATCGGAATTGAAGCGGGCAAACGGAATTATTACTGAATTTTTGACGTTAGCAAAAGATAAAACGAGCAACAAAAAAGTTGAAAACCTTAATAATATCATTCAACTGCTATACCCGTTACTACAAGCAGAAGCTATAATGAATTCAAAATCTGTTCATTTAGAATTGGGTGATATACCAACGGTAAACGTTGACGAAAAAGAGATGCGACAAATGATTTTAAATATTGGCTTAAATGGTCTAGAAGCCATGTCTAATGGCGGAAATGTTACAATTCGAACATTCTTAGATGAAAAAGGTTCCGTAGTGTTGCAGATAAAAGATGAAGGTAGAGGAATGCCTAAAGAAGTACTAGATAAGATTGGTACACCATTTTTTACAACCAAAGAAAACGGTACAGGTTTAGGAATGGCTATTTGTTACAGTATTGCGGCTAGGCACGATGCTCAAATTTCAGTTGAGACAAGTGAAGCGGGTACTAGTTTCTATATTTGTTTTGCTGCTGAGAGAGCAAAAATAAAGCAATTAAACAATTAG
- a CDS encoding TIGR04053 family radical SAM/SPASM domain-containing protein yields MLNEMEQRKPIGGHPHGKGHPEGHPGGIGTTIDYNENPFIVIWEVTRACQLKCVHCRADAQTQPHPNELSHEEGIKLIDEIYDMNNPMLVFTGGDCMMREDLFDLAEYAVKKGMRVSMTPSATPNVTKEAMEKAKSVGLSRWGISLDGPTPEIHDHFRGTPGSFDLTVEKIKYLNELNMPLQINTVISRYNYDSLEKMAELVGELKAVMWYIFLLVPTGRGQMDDCLTPAEHEKVFRWLYELGKTAPYDIKTTAAQHYRRVVIQQKHREKLIDKADIRYEDSITDTAYLIDGLKRAPKGVNDGNGFIFVSHTGDVMPSGLLPIVVGNVREKKLAEIYREAPVLKELRNPDLYKGKCGVCEFRNVCGGSRSRTYAVTGDYLQSEPFCVYIPEALRNNGKELTPNV; encoded by the coding sequence ATGTTGAATGAAATGGAACAAAGAAAGCCCATTGGAGGACATCCACATGGGAAAGGACACCCGGAAGGACATCCAGGCGGGATTGGTACGACCATTGATTATAATGAAAATCCGTTTATTGTAATATGGGAGGTTACTCGCGCCTGTCAGTTAAAATGCGTTCACTGTCGAGCAGATGCGCAAACACAACCTCATCCAAATGAGCTTAGTCATGAGGAAGGAATTAAGTTAATTGATGAAATTTATGACATGAATAATCCGATGCTTGTTTTTACGGGTGGTGACTGTATGATGCGTGAAGATCTTTTTGATTTAGCTGAATATGCAGTAAAAAAAGGAATGCGTGTGTCAATGACACCTAGTGCAACTCCAAATGTAACAAAAGAAGCAATGGAAAAAGCAAAAAGTGTTGGTTTATCACGTTGGGGAATAAGCCTAGATGGACCTACACCAGAAATTCATGATCATTTTCGCGGAACTCCTGGATCGTTCGATCTTACAGTTGAAAAAATAAAGTATTTAAATGAATTAAATATGCCACTGCAAATAAATACTGTTATTTCGCGTTATAATTACGACTCATTAGAAAAGATGGCGGAATTAGTAGGTGAATTAAAAGCAGTGATGTGGTACATCTTTCTTCTGGTTCCTACAGGTAGAGGGCAGATGGACGATTGTTTAACCCCTGCTGAACATGAAAAAGTATTCCGTTGGCTTTATGAGTTAGGAAAAACTGCTCCGTATGATATTAAAACAACAGCAGCTCAACACTACCGTAGAGTGGTTATCCAACAAAAGCACCGTGAGAAGCTCATTGATAAGGCCGATATACGTTATGAAGACTCAATAACAGATACGGCATATCTAATCGATGGTTTAAAACGTGCACCTAAAGGTGTCAACGATGGCAATGGATTTATTTTTGTTTCACATACTGGGGATGTAATGCCAAGTGGGTTATTACCAATAGTCGTTGGAAATGTTAGAGAGAAGAAGTTAGCAGAAATTTACCGCGAAGCTCCTGTTTTAAAAGAACTTCGTAATCCAGATTTATATAAAGGGAAATGCGGTGTTTGTGAGTTTCGCAATGTATGCGGAGGGTCGAGATCAAGGACTTATGCAGTTACAGGGGATTATCTTCAAAGTGAACCTTTCTGCGTCTATATACCAGAAGCATTGCGTAATAATGGAAAAGAATTGACACCGAACGTTTAA
- a CDS encoding CheR family methyltransferase produces the protein MDLDRKDQIEKIETELFLEAIYRLYGFDFRNYAFESIKRRIWYSARETKAKTISEFQGQVLYQPELIKNLTNNFSITVTEMFRDPSFFEAFRLKLVPLLKQHQTIRILVAGCASGEEVYSLAILLSEEGLYEQTSIYATDINEEILERAKQGKIALTHMKHYTRNYLQAGGQKEFSKYYRVEGENAYLHDFLKKNLVFAHHNLATDHSFNEFHIILCRNVLIYFNKELKERAFTLFYDSLREDGILCLGSQESIFSTNAFTDFDYTNKIYKKNEDIDLELN, from the coding sequence TTGGACCTAGATAGGAAAGACCAAATTGAAAAAATAGAAACTGAATTATTTCTTGAGGCAATTTATCGATTATACGGTTTTGATTTTAGGAATTATGCCTTTGAGTCAATAAAGAGGCGAATATGGTATAGTGCCCGAGAAACAAAGGCAAAAACAATTTCGGAATTTCAAGGACAAGTATTGTATCAACCAGAGCTTATTAAAAACCTTACCAATAATTTTTCAATAACAGTAACTGAAATGTTTCGGGATCCTAGTTTTTTCGAGGCATTTCGTCTGAAGCTTGTTCCGCTATTAAAACAGCACCAGACTATTAGAATTTTGGTTGCTGGTTGCGCTTCGGGAGAGGAAGTATATTCATTGGCAATTTTACTCTCTGAAGAGGGCTTATACGAGCAAACAAGTATTTATGCAACTGACATAAATGAAGAAATCCTTGAAAGAGCTAAGCAGGGAAAGATTGCACTGACTCATATGAAGCATTATACGAGAAACTACCTTCAAGCAGGTGGGCAAAAGGAATTTTCAAAGTATTACAGAGTAGAAGGAGAAAATGCTTACCTGCATGATTTTCTTAAAAAAAACCTAGTATTTGCTCATCATAATTTAGCAACTGACCACTCTTTTAATGAGTTTCATATTATTCTATGTAGAAACGTACTCATCTACTTTAATAAAGAGTTAAAGGAACGAGCGTTTACCCTTTTTTATGATAGTTTAAGAGAAGATGGTATTTTATGTTTAGGTAGCCAAGAATCAATATTTTCTACTAATGCTTTTACTGACTTTGACTATACGAACAAGATTTATAAGAAAAACGAAGACATAGATCTGGAATTAAACTAA
- the nfsA gene encoding oxygen-insensitive NADPH nitroreductase, whose product MNETIKLLQNHASIRAFKDEELTEEQINTIVKSAQMAPTSSFLQAYSIIGIRNQEIKEKLSVLAGNQPYVAKNGHFFVFCADFHRHTLGAELENYNEPLALDSTEKFLIGAVDATLAAQNAVIAAESLGLGTVYIGGIRSNIEEVSELLELPKHVIPIVGVAVGFPDQDPGTKPRLPMENVYHQDQYQQNNEILKIQLTSYNEIISEYYNDRTNGVRKDRWTEQTTRMLTSEKRVTLKNFLAQKGYLLK is encoded by the coding sequence ATGAACGAAACAATAAAATTGTTACAAAACCACGCATCGATTAGAGCATTCAAAGATGAAGAACTCACAGAAGAGCAGATTAATACCATTGTGAAAAGTGCCCAAATGGCACCAACTTCAAGTTTTCTACAAGCATACTCAATTATTGGTATTCGAAATCAAGAAATAAAAGAAAAGTTATCAGTGCTAGCAGGTAATCAACCATATGTAGCTAAAAATGGCCATTTTTTTGTATTTTGTGCAGATTTCCACCGCCATACACTCGGTGCCGAACTTGAAAATTACAATGAACCACTAGCTCTTGATAGTACAGAAAAGTTTCTAATAGGTGCAGTTGATGCTACTCTTGCAGCTCAAAACGCTGTTATAGCAGCTGAGTCACTAGGACTTGGTACTGTCTATATAGGAGGCATTAGAAGTAATATTGAAGAAGTAAGTGAGCTTTTAGAACTACCTAAACACGTTATCCCAATAGTAGGAGTAGCTGTAGGCTTTCCTGATCAAGACCCAGGGACAAAGCCACGTCTTCCAATGGAAAATGTATATCATCAAGATCAGTACCAGCAAAATAACGAGATATTAAAAATTCAACTTACCAGCTATAACGAAATCATTTCTGAATATTATAACGACAGAACAAATGGCGTGAGAAAAGATCGTTGGACTGAGCAAACAACTCGAATGTTGACTTCTGAGAAAAGAGTAACACTTAAAAACTTCCTGGCACAAAAAGGTTATTTATTGAAATAA
- a CDS encoding glycosyltransferase family 2 protein gives MKPKVSVIVPVYNTEKYLEKCIESLVNQTLENIEIIIINDGSTDNSQRIIDRLQEKYPSKIITLYTENKGPGNARNYGIKMARARYVGFADSDDFVDQEMFKKLYKLAKQGHDFIMCDYVEIKNTRKKVYKGFRGKQLDQKQAVMHITKAAFSWNKLIKKSLFKSTLYPDGWYEDLATIPLLLTNAKSPAYLNKPLYYYNIRSGSITKSNDLKTLGVIQAWKRLLTEGNPRYQQELEYAVAKNIYSFLKFKPEFTEQFMDFAKKHKDILLKNTYYKEAIKRGKLRNLFTSD, from the coding sequence ATGAAACCCAAAGTTTCGGTAATAGTACCCGTATACAACACGGAAAAATATTTAGAAAAATGTATAGAGTCGTTGGTAAACCAAACCTTAGAAAATATCGAGATCATTATCATCAATGACGGTTCTACTGATAATTCTCAACGTATCATAGATCGGTTACAGGAGAAATATCCGTCTAAAATAATTACGCTATATACCGAAAACAAAGGACCTGGTAATGCCAGAAATTACGGGATAAAAATGGCAAGAGCCCGTTATGTAGGCTTTGCTGATTCTGACGATTTCGTCGATCAGGAGATGTTTAAGAAATTATATAAACTGGCTAAACAAGGACATGACTTCATAATGTGTGATTATGTCGAGATTAAAAATACTCGAAAGAAGGTTTATAAGGGCTTCCGTGGGAAGCAATTGGATCAAAAGCAAGCGGTTATGCACATTACAAAAGCTGCATTTTCTTGGAATAAGTTAATAAAAAAAAGCTTGTTTAAATCAACCCTCTATCCAGACGGTTGGTATGAAGATCTCGCAACAATTCCCTTATTATTAACAAATGCAAAGTCTCCAGCTTATCTCAATAAGCCTCTCTATTACTATAATATCCGTAGTGGTTCTATTACGAAAAGTAACGATCTAAAAACGTTAGGCGTTATACAAGCTTGGAAGAGACTACTTACAGAGGGAAATCCACGTTATCAACAAGAGTTAGAATATGCAGTAGCTAAAAACATTTATTCTTTTCTAAAGTTTAAACCTGAATTTACCGAACAGTTTATGGATTTTGCTAAGAAACATAAAGACATCCTTTTAAAAAACACCTATTACAAAGAAGCGATCAAACGAGGAAAACTAAGAAATTTATTTACTAGTGACTGA
- a CDS encoding response regulator, whose amino-acid sequence MKLKTKLYLGFGTILVILVLISSIVLYTLNTQKNNLEVIVQNSYERVSIAQALKSNAQTKARFVREFFLNDLGEKDYLEEELKITKLIEKSNILFNELSVLGSSNLNSIELVRELEHLNGLQDRNIAVAIELLKEGSYDEAKTLIIVDNASILSNLISGMDLLTETEEEAMEQLLENSLETYQSTLVLFVILVSISFVIVIGITTSVIRSFSVSLNNVRNVMMKIPHQSFDNIPRIKTELHNEFDDVAKAYNEMAEALERYASTEKNYQSSLEEENWLKTQFADVTTSFQGAQKLSLFGKIFVSKMATTVNATYGMFYFKEDKGYRGTATYAAEQEDITGDTMILKGEGLVGQCALNNRVILLDHLPSDYIVTKSGLGKASPTHLMLLPIQFEGEVLGVLELAKFETFTPLQQRLLEQVCLSLGPNLDRIQYHMEIERLLAESQVLTEELQAQSEELQQQQEELRTINEDLYKENILTEEKTKELEKIKSDLEQKNREILLSSKYKTEFLANMSHELRTPLNSMLILSEILSENNDRNLSKKQIEYAQTIHTSGKDLLNLINDILDLSKVESGKLEIFPEEVEVDEIEAFVQRQFTPIASQKNLNFEIVIDSNIPKIIITDDQRLKQILKNLLSNAFKFTNKGKVTLHVHAGSKETNSKLIFSVIDTGIGIPSHKQQVIFEAFNQLDGTTSRKYGGTGLGLSISKELAQLLGGYLAVRSEEGEGSNFSLYLPDLIESKTYDDLPLVAATVEDTMEIVSSSADHIKVEDLSNKTVLIVDDDMRNVFALTSILEKEKMNVLYAENGLDAIKKLEATKIDIVLMDIMMPKMNGYETMTEIRKNEKLKDIPIIALTAKAMKTDRQKCISAGASDYISKPVDLNQLLSLIRVWLYK is encoded by the coding sequence ATGAAATTAAAAACGAAACTATACCTAGGATTTGGTACAATCTTGGTCATTTTAGTACTCATAAGTTCCATTGTTCTTTACACGTTAAATACTCAAAAAAATAATTTAGAAGTTATTGTTCAAAATAGTTATGAAAGAGTAAGCATAGCTCAAGCGTTAAAGTCAAATGCTCAAACGAAAGCAAGGTTCGTAAGAGAATTCTTTTTAAATGACTTAGGTGAAAAAGACTATCTGGAAGAAGAACTAAAAATTACCAAGTTGATAGAGAAATCTAACATTCTATTCAATGAACTTAGTGTTTTGGGTTCAAGTAATCTCAATTCAATTGAGTTAGTTAGAGAGCTAGAACACTTAAATGGTCTACAAGATAGGAATATTGCGGTTGCGATTGAATTATTAAAAGAAGGCTCTTATGATGAAGCGAAAACCCTCATTATCGTTGATAATGCTAGTATTCTATCTAATTTAATCTCAGGGATGGACCTGTTAACTGAAACAGAAGAAGAGGCAATGGAGCAATTACTTGAGAATTCTCTTGAGACATATCAATCCACTCTAGTCTTGTTTGTCATATTAGTTTCTATTAGTTTTGTCATTGTAATCGGAATTACAACATCTGTCATACGAAGTTTTTCAGTAAGCTTAAATAATGTTAGAAATGTCATGATGAAAATTCCTCACCAATCGTTTGATAATATTCCCAGAATAAAAACAGAACTGCATAATGAGTTTGACGATGTTGCAAAAGCGTATAACGAGATGGCTGAAGCTCTTGAACGTTATGCTAGCACAGAAAAGAATTATCAAAGTTCGTTAGAGGAAGAGAATTGGCTGAAAACACAATTCGCAGATGTAACTACTAGTTTTCAAGGGGCTCAAAAGTTATCGCTATTTGGAAAAATTTTTGTTTCTAAGATGGCGACCACAGTTAATGCTACCTATGGAATGTTTTATTTTAAGGAAGATAAAGGATATAGGGGAACAGCTACTTATGCTGCAGAACAGGAAGACATAACTGGCGATACAATGATCCTTAAAGGAGAAGGTCTCGTTGGTCAGTGCGCTTTAAATAACCGAGTTATTCTTTTAGATCACTTACCAAGTGACTATATCGTAACAAAATCGGGTTTGGGTAAAGCTTCACCAACACATTTAATGCTTTTGCCAATTCAATTCGAAGGGGAAGTACTAGGAGTTCTTGAGCTAGCCAAATTTGAAACTTTTACACCATTGCAGCAAAGATTACTTGAACAAGTCTGTCTTTCTTTAGGACCAAACCTTGATCGAATTCAATACCACATGGAAATTGAAAGGCTTTTAGCTGAATCTCAAGTCTTAACGGAAGAGTTACAAGCACAATCAGAAGAATTGCAACAGCAACAAGAGGAATTAAGAACAATAAATGAAGATCTATATAAAGAAAACATCCTTACAGAAGAAAAAACAAAAGAGCTAGAAAAGATCAAAAGTGATCTTGAACAAAAAAATAGAGAAATCTTATTAAGTTCAAAATACAAAACGGAATTTTTAGCCAATATGTCACATGAATTAAGAACACCGTTGAATAGTATGTTAATTTTATCAGAGATCTTATCAGAAAATAATGATAGAAACTTATCTAAAAAACAAATAGAATATGCACAAACTATTCATACCTCTGGTAAAGATCTTCTAAATTTAATTAATGATATTTTGGATTTATCGAAAGTGGAATCTGGAAAGTTAGAAATTTTTCCGGAGGAAGTTGAAGTAGATGAAATTGAAGCATTTGTTCAACGTCAGTTCACCCCTATAGCTAGTCAGAAGAATTTAAACTTTGAGATAGTGATCGATAGTAATATTCCAAAAATTATTATTACAGATGACCAGCGTCTAAAACAAATTCTAAAAAATCTTCTTTCGAATGCTTTTAAGTTTACTAATAAAGGAAAAGTAACTTTACACGTACATGCCGGTTCAAAGGAAACAAATTCAAAATTAATATTCTCAGTGATTGATACTGGTATAGGAATTCCTTCCCATAAACAGCAGGTTATCTTTGAGGCATTTAACCAACTAGATGGGACCACTTCACGAAAGTATGGCGGAACAGGCTTAGGGCTTTCAATCAGTAAGGAACTGGCTCAGTTATTAGGTGGTTATCTGGCAGTACGTAGTGAAGAAGGGGAAGGAAGTAACTTTTCTTTATACTTGCCAGACCTAATTGAGTCCAAAACGTATGATGATTTGCCGCTAGTTGCTGCGACTGTAGAAGACACCATGGAGATTGTAAGCAGTAGCGCTGATCATATAAAAGTGGAAGACCTAAGTAATAAGACAGTTTTAATTGTTGATGACGACATGAGGAATGTCTTCGCGTTAACAAGTATTCTAGAAAAAGAGAAAATGAATGTTCTATATGCAGAGAATGGCCTCGATGCTATAAAAAAATTAGAAGCTACAAAGATTGATATTGTGCTTATGGATATTATGATGCCTAAAATGAATGGTTATGAGACGATGACCGAAATCAGAAAGAATGAGAAGTTAAAGGATATTCCAATTATTGCATTAACAGCGAAAGCAATGAAAACGGATCGTCAAAAATGTATCAGTGCAGGTGCTTCGGATTACATTAGTAAACCAGTAGATTTAAATCAATTACTGTCACTTATTAGGGTATGGCTGTATAAGTAG
- a CDS encoding UTP--glucose-1-phosphate uridylyltransferase yields the protein MMKKIRKAIIPAAGYGTRNLPITKVIPKEMFPINGRPAIHYIVEEAARAGIEEILIVVSRNKNMILDYFDRSLELETFLEKNNKQHLIEEVPFPNVHIQFVRQPYSEGLGDAVALGKRFVGNEPFAVLLPDDIFLCSNAGALEQLVDAYQESNSSIIGLQEVLPEYLKNYGVVKEEKISDLHYKILDIVEKPKSSPPSNLAVTGRYIFNPSIFTYLDKVEKGVGGEIQLTDAIKALLVEEECFGINIQGKRYDIGSAKDYLTLLKIL from the coding sequence ATGATGAAGAAAATTAGAAAGGCAATTATTCCAGCAGCAGGTTATGGTACCAGGAATTTGCCAATAACAAAAGTAATACCCAAAGAAATGTTTCCGATTAATGGTAGACCTGCTATTCATTATATTGTTGAAGAGGCCGCTCGGGCTGGGATTGAAGAAATATTAATTGTTGTATCTCGAAATAAGAATATGATTTTAGATTATTTTGATAGATCCCTTGAATTGGAAACCTTTCTAGAGAAAAACAATAAACAGCACTTAATCGAAGAAGTACCGTTCCCAAATGTTCATATTCAATTTGTACGCCAACCGTACTCTGAGGGATTAGGGGATGCTGTAGCCTTAGGAAAGCGTTTTGTGGGTAATGAACCTTTTGCAGTGTTACTTCCAGACGATATCTTTCTATGTTCAAATGCTGGAGCACTTGAACAACTAGTGGATGCTTACCAAGAGTCCAACTCTTCGATAATTGGTTTACAAGAAGTCTTACCTGAGTACTTGAAAAACTACGGAGTTGTTAAAGAAGAAAAAATTAGTGACCTTCACTATAAGATTTTAGACATCGTTGAGAAACCTAAAAGCTCGCCACCTTCTAATTTAGCTGTGACTGGTCGCTATATATTTAACCCTTCAATTTTTACTTACTTAGACAAAGTAGAAAAAGGTGTTGGAGGAGAAATTCAGTTAACAGATGCGATAAAGGCTCTCTTAGTAGAAGAAGAATGTTTTGGAATAAATATACAAGGCAAACGTTATGATATTGGTTCTGCAAAGGACTATCTTACTCTCCTCAAAATTTTGTAA
- a CDS encoding phosphotransferase, with protein sequence MMPNENVYTDSNGNRILRKDIEMICEEHQIGRLIKVVGSPNNGNINGIIFVQTAKGKYVIRSLSIYTTKERIVYLENVLRALKNVGVPVLRSIKTQGNDYYSKKGGKFIQVYPYVAGHKFMFLKQQIEANAKMLSKFHQTLASFEQGPLPDVFIYPNLRNLTNKIQTLTIGNNALPSKTVSKIVSLYSSIEKQWERINPKDLPKTIIHDDWHPWNMVYKANGSVAAILDYDYFQQGERIYDIAYVLYYLNKRVIGGNLKQTRLFLRSYGELIDIEKAILPIVIAKVALFNILFATNNKSEDKLNRILHVNEELINRLLNKGLLGS encoded by the coding sequence ATGATGCCAAATGAAAATGTGTACACTGATTCTAATGGCAATAGGATCTTAAGGAAAGATATTGAAATGATTTGTGAGGAACATCAAATAGGGCGCTTAATAAAAGTAGTTGGATCTCCTAATAATGGCAATATTAATGGGATTATCTTCGTACAAACAGCAAAAGGAAAATATGTTATTCGATCTTTATCAATCTACACTACTAAGGAACGAATCGTTTATCTTGAAAATGTTTTACGAGCTCTAAAAAATGTGGGGGTACCAGTTCTTCGTTCAATAAAAACGCAGGGAAATGATTACTATTCAAAAAAGGGTGGTAAATTTATTCAAGTGTATCCTTATGTTGCAGGACATAAATTTATGTTCTTAAAACAGCAAATCGAAGCAAATGCAAAGATGCTAAGTAAATTTCACCAAACATTAGCTTCATTTGAACAAGGACCTTTACCAGATGTATTTATTTATCCGAATTTAAGAAATCTTACTAACAAAATTCAAACATTAACCATAGGTAATAATGCTTTACCTAGCAAGACAGTTTCTAAAATTGTATCTCTGTATTCATCTATTGAAAAACAATGGGAAAGAATAAATCCGAAAGACTTACCTAAAACAATCATCCATGACGACTGGCACCCTTGGAATATGGTTTATAAAGCTAACGGTTCAGTAGCAGCTATTCTTGATTACGACTATTTTCAACAAGGTGAACGAATATATGACATTGCCTATGTACTCTATTATCTTAACAAACGTGTAATAGGTGGAAATTTAAAGCAAACACGATTGTTTTTAAGGTCTTATGGAGAATTAATAGACATAGAAAAAGCAATTTTACCAATCGTTATTGCTAAAGTTGCCTTGTTTAATATCCTGTTTGCAACAAACAATAAATCTGAAGACAAATTAAATAGGATCTTACATGTAAATGAAGAACTAATTAATCGTTTGCTTAATAAGGGGCTATTAGGGAGTTGA
- a CDS encoding glycosyltransferase family 8 protein: MNIVSTSNDQYSQHLGVMLQSLFENTINKEQLNIFIIDGGISEKNKKRLNMVANKYSKEITFLRPNLEITKDLPENSTIGYITNETYYRIILPKLLGKRTKKVLYIDCDVIITGDIGELWNTDLKQHVVAAVDESCSYNTRRKRRLKKELGLSKKSPYFNAGVLLLNFKKWRKEKVSEQLINYLSDHPNLTLMDQDALNVVLNKEWLQLDYKWNYTPTHWDASIEVKPVIIHFAGWKKPWNSEVRYKDEYFKYLQTSLWNESENL; encoded by the coding sequence TTGAATATTGTAAGTACTAGCAACGATCAGTATTCTCAGCATTTAGGAGTAATGCTACAGTCTTTGTTTGAGAACACAATCAATAAAGAACAACTTAACATATTTATCATTGATGGAGGAATTTCAGAGAAAAATAAAAAGAGACTCAATATGGTTGCAAACAAGTATTCAAAGGAAATTACATTTCTAAGACCAAACCTAGAAATTACTAAAGATCTTCCAGAAAATTCAACAATTGGCTATATTACAAATGAAACGTACTATAGAATTATCTTACCTAAACTATTAGGTAAACGTACTAAGAAAGTTTTATATATTGACTGCGATGTTATCATTACTGGTGATATTGGTGAATTATGGAATACTGATCTTAAGCAACATGTTGTTGCAGCTGTGGATGAGTCCTGTTCATATAATACACGGAGAAAAAGAAGGTTAAAAAAAGAACTCGGGTTGAGTAAAAAGTCTCCTTACTTTAATGCTGGAGTTTTGTTGTTGAATTTTAAAAAATGGAGAAAAGAAAAAGTATCAGAACAACTTATTAACTATTTAAGTGATCATCCCAACTTAACCTTAATGGATCAAGATGCATTAAATGTTGTTCTAAATAAAGAGTGGTTGCAACTTGACTACAAATGGAATTATACACCCACCCATTGGGATGCCTCCATTGAGGTAAAACCTGTAATTATCCATTTTGCAGGATGGAAGAAACCTTGGAATTCTGAAGTTCGTTATAAAGATGAATACTTTAAGTACTTGCAAACATCTTTATGGAATGAGAGTGAAAATCTATGA